The genomic DNA ATCCGATCATCTTGCTCCCTTTTCGCACGGTAACAGGATCGAAGAAGGCGCTTTCAAGGAGTATGTCCTTCGTATTGTTGTCGATCTCGGAATTGGCGCCGCCCATGATGCCCGCTGCCGCGATCGGCTTTTTCCCGTCGCAGATGAGGAGAATGTCCTCGGAGAGCGTGTGCGTTGATCCGTCGATGACCGTTATCGTTTCGCCCTTCTTCGCCCGGCGCACGATTATCTTCTTCTCCTCTATCTTCGTAAGATCGAACGCATGCAGGGGCTGACCGTATTCGAGCATGATGTAATTCGTCACATCGACGACATTATTGATCGAGCGCAGTCCCGCGCGCTCCAGGCGTTCGGCCATCCATCGCGGCGAGGGACCGATGCGCACACCGGTTATCATGCGTGCAGAATAGCGCGGACAGCCCGTGGTGTCTTCGATGGAAATATCGACATTGCCCGTCCTGTGCTCGAACGCTTTCGTTTCCGGCATCACGAAACGCCGGTCGAATACGGATGCTGCCTCGCGCGCCATGCCGGCGACGGAAAGGAGATCGCCGCGGTTGGGGGTTATCTCGAATTCGAACACGTAATCGCCGCCGCCGAGCACCGACTGTATCGCGTCGCCCGGTTCCACCGGCGCATCGATGAGCCATATCCCGTCCGATGTTTCCTCAAGACCGAGCTCGGCTTTGCTGCATATCATCCCGCTGCTCTCGACGCCGCGCAGTTTCGCCTTCTTTATCACAAGGCCGTTGGGGAACACGGTGCCCACGGTGGCCACCGGTACGAGCGCTTCCGCCTTTACGTTCGGCGCACCGCAGACGATGCTCTTCACACCGAGCCTGCCGAGATCGACGGAACAGACGGAAAGCTTATCCGCATTGGGGTGTTTCTCGAATGAGACGATGCGCCCGATGATAACGCCGGGAATATCGGCGCCGATGCGGGTAAGCGAGCTCACCTCGGCCCCGGAAAGCGTGAGCCGTTCGGAGAGCATCTCCGGCGTGATGTTCTCGAGGTCGACATATTCCTTGAGCCAGGAAAGCGGTATCTTCATTGGTGCATCCTCGTGCCTGTTATCGGCTCTGCCGCTCTCGCACTGCATCCGCGTGCGCTGAAAGGCCTTCATATTCCGCGAGTGCGATGACATCCTCGCCGGCGGTCGTGATATATCGTTTGCTCGCGCGGATAACGTTCACCCGCCGATAGAAATCGTATACGCCGAGCGGCGATGAAAAGCGGCTTGCCCCCCAGGTGGGGAGCACATGGTTCGTCCCGATGAGATAATCCCCCAGCGCTTCCGGCGTGTTCTCACCGAGAAAAAGCGCGCCTGCGTTCTTCACCGAGCCTATGACCTCGGCGTCGGAGAGGCGCGTTATCACTTCGAGGTGTTCGGGGCCGTATTTATTGGCGGCGGCGAACGCACGTTCGAGCGATTCCACAAGTATCGACTTGCCGTTCTTTTGTATCGAGGCTTCGGCGATGGCGCGTCGTTTCGATGCGCTCACGTACGCCGGGAGCTTCTCGTTCACCGCGCGTATGAGCTCGCGCGATGTCGTTACCAGTATCGACGATGCGTCCTCATCGTGTTCCGCCTGCGAAATAAGATCACGTGCGATGCAGCCTGCATCAGCGCTGTCGTCGGCTATTATCATTATCTCCGAGGGCCCGGCGAGCATATCGACGGCGCAGTAGCCGTACACGAGCTTTTTCGCGAGCGTGACATAGACATTGCCCGGACCGACGATCTTGTCCACGGGCACGAGGTCCTTGCCGCCGAACGCCGCATACGCGATGCCCTGCGCACCGCCCGCTTTCACTATCCGTGCCGCACCGAGGAGCTGTGCGAGATAGCATATCTCCTCGCGCACGGCGCCGTTCCTGTCCGGCGGGGTGACGATGGTGATGTCGGGCACACCGGCTATCATCGCCGGTATCACGGTCATGAGCAATGTCGAGGGATAGAACGCCTTGCCGCCGGGGACGTATACCGCCACGCGGTCGAGCGGCACGATGCTCTGCCCGAGCATGACATCAGCGCCGGCTGTAAAGAACGAACGCTCGCGCTCAAGGATATGGAATTTCTCGATGTTCGATTTTGCGGTCAGTACCGCTTTAAGGACGCGCGCATCCGCGAATTTCGCGCATGATTCAAGCTCGCTTTTCGGGACGATGAGCGATATATCCGCTGCTGCGGGCGAATCGAATTCGCGGACATAGCGCTTTACGGCTTCCTCGCCGCTCTTCCGTACATCCTCGACGATACCGCTTACCGTGCGGAGTATCTTTTCATCGAAAGTGACGGCGCGAGTAAGTGATACTTCCGACGCCTCGGTGAGCATCAGATGACCCTGGCTTCAAGGAGGGACACGCGCTCGGCCATTCTTTTCTTGTACACGCTGTCCGGGTTCGCCTTGAGGAAGTCTTTGAGAAGGGTTATCGCCTTCTCGCGGCGATTGAGCTTACGCTCCACCATGGACATCGTCATGACGACTTCGCCGGCAAGGTATGACTTCGGCCAAGCCTTCATGAATTTCGACCCATAATTGAGCGCGTCATCGTAATTGCTGCCCTCGATGGATATGAGGATAAGATCGTACATCGCCTGCGGGGCGAGATAGAACGAGCGATGAGTGCTGACCGCCGTAAGCTGCTTGACCGCCTCGGTCTGGTTCTTCATGTAGTAGAACGAGTTGCCGAGGAAATACTTCGCACGGAGCGAGAGCGGTGTTCCGCTCGCTTTCTTTTCCGCATCCTGAAGCGACGTGACCGCATCGTTCAGCATCTGGTTCATTTCAAGGACATTGCCGGCGCGGCGCGACTGCAGGAAGAGCGAGAAACCCCGCTCATAGACCTCGTTCGCTTTCACCATGCGGCCCTGCTGTACGAAGGAATATCCGATGATGATGATGATGGCGGTCACCGCCGCCAGGGCGCCGAGGCCTATGGCAACGCGGTATTTCGTGAGTACTTCGATAAGTACGGCCCGCATTCGCTCATTGGTCATTGCCGGTTTTTTTTCCTGCTCGTTCATGGTATGCCCTTTTTCGGAAAATATGCTCGATACGTACGGTATGAAAGATGGATAGTACAGGAAAAATCGTCAAAATGCAATACAAGGAAAGATCGGTTTCAGCCCTGAAAAGACGCCTTTTCCGCGTCCGAGAGCGGCCGCATCGCCCCGGGTAGAAGCTTCCCGAGCACGACCGTGCCGATGGCGACACGCACGAGATCGGTCACATGATGACCGAGGGCATCGCAGACGATGCGTATCTCCCGGCGTTTGCCCTCGTTCATGAGCACGCGGAGCACGGAACGCTCATCGTCCGCTGTCAGTACCTCGCATCCGCGGAAGCGATAGGATACGCCCTCATGGATGATGCCCTTGCGCGCACGGGCGAAGTCCTCCGCACGGACAAGCCCTTTCACCGTAACACGATATTCCTTTATTATCTCGAATGACGGATGCGTGATGCGGTGTGCGAACGCGCCGTCATTGGTGAGTATCATGAGCCCGCGCGAGTTGAAATCCAATCGTCCTGCGTAGAAGATACGGTACGGCATATCGTCGACATAATCGGCGATGGAACGCTTGCCGCGGAGTTTCGCCATCGTGCTCATGACATTCATCGGTTTGTGGAAGGCGAAGTAGACCATCGCTTCGTTCGCTATCGCCTTGCCGTCAAAGGAAACGATATCGGTCGTGCGTATGCGCGTCCCAAGCTCGGTGACGACAGCCCCGTTCACGGTAACGCGTCCCTCCGCGATGAGCTTCTCGCAGGAGCGCCGTGAGCCGATGCCCGCGCGCGAGAGTATCACCTGAAGCCGTATGCCGGGATTCATCCGTCACCCCAGAACATTTCCGGCGGCACAGCGCAGAGCATGATTCGTCTGTCGCTCTCCGGGTGATGCGTCTCAACGATGAGCGAATGGAGGAGCATGGTCGTATTCTCCCGTCCTCCGTAGAGCGCATCGCCGACTATCGGATATCCGCGCGATGCCAATTGCACGCGCAGCTGATGCCGCACGCCGGTGATCAATCGCAGGAGCACATAGCATTCATCCATTGTATCAGGGCATCGGGCAAGCAGCGTGAGTTCCGCGCGCGCGCGCAGTCCGCGTACATCGCCGACGCGCATTTTCTCTTTCTCACCCGAGCGCTCCTTCACGAGCACATCTTCCATGAGCATATGCCCCGGCGGTGTGCCGGCCACTCGCGCAAGGTAGTATTTTTCCGTGCGTTCTGATCGATATGTCGTGCTGAGCGTTCCGAACGCCTGATCGCTCTTTGCCGCGAGCACAAGCCCCGTCGTTTCATGATCGAGCCTGTTGACGCTCCCCGCATTGAGCACGCCGCCCGCCTCGGGCGTTTTCCCGCAATGCGCGGCAACGGCGTTCATGAGCGTGTCCGTGTCGTCATGCCGAAGCGGCACCGTATGCATGAAGGGGGGTTTATTCACCGCGATGATGCTTTCATCCTCGAAAACGATGGAAAGCGAAATGGCAGGATTCGCCGTTATCCCGGCACCGTCAGTGATATCGACGGAAAGAACACCGCCTTCCGATATCCGCTCGCTTTTTTTTATGCGATGGCCGTCGTATCGGACGCGCCCCTCGGTGAAAAGCGCTTCAAGCTCGGTGCGCGAATACTGCGGAAGCCCTTCTTTAAGGACCGTGAGCGCCCGCGCGGTTGTCTTTGCGGTCACTTCACTTGCCATCGAGCGACCGGAGTGCTTCGAGATAGCAGGCCTCAAAATCGCCGTCGCCGCGTTCAAAATCCGTCACCGATCGGGAGATGCTCCGATTGAGCACGCGTATCATGGCTCGCGCTATGGCCATGGTGTCCGCGGAACCGGTACAGCGCTGCTTTATCGCCCGATCGAGCGTGATGATGTTCACGCGGCGGAATACGGTATCATCGTCCATTGCTGTTCCTCTTGTAAGTATTACGAGCATGGATATATAGTATGCCGAGGGAAGAGGAATTAACCACGGATGAACACAGATGAACACGGATAGAGGAATAATGTAAAGAAGGGAAAGGGAAAACCACGGAGCGCACCGAGGGGGATAAGAAGAAAAAGGAAGCGCTCCCCTCTCCGGTTGTTGGTGAGCCTGTCGAATCATCCGGGAGAGGGGCTGGGGGTGAGGTCTGCGCATCAAAAATGAATGTATCGGCCTCAGCCATTACATGCTCCGTCATCATTCCCTACGGGCGATGGAGCGCCGAGATCCCCAATAGCGAGCGCACTTCATCGAGCGTCTTTTCCGATATCTCCGCGGCACGCTTCCTGCCGGTCTCGAGCACGTCCGAAATGTAATCGGGTTTCTTTGAGTACTCGGCTATCCGTTCGCGGACGGGCGCGAGCGCCGCGTTCATATGCTTCGCGAGTATCTTCTTGCAGTCTACGCAGCCGATGCCGGCAGATCGGCATTGCTTCGCGCATTCCTCGCGTTCCGCGTCCGGTGTAAAGAATTTATGAAGGCTGTAGACATTGCAGACGTCGGGGTTGCCCGAGTCCGTACGCCGCTTGCGGTTCACGTCGGTGACCGCGGCGAGGAGAAGCTTTTCCGTCTCCTCCGGCGTTGCGCGGAGCGGTATGTGATTATTGAGCGACTTGCTCATCTTCCGCTCGCCGTCAAGGCCGATGATGCGCTTTGCCTCGGAGAGTATCGTCCTTGGCTCCTTGAAGTACTCGCCGAAACGCGCGTTGAATTTCCGCACTATCATGCGCGTGAGTTCGAGATGCTGTACCTGGTCTTCGCCCACCGGCACCGCATCGGGATGATAGAGGAGGATATCCGCCGCCATGAGTACGGGATAATCGAAAAGTCCGACATTGATCTCCTCATGCTGCGCGGACTTGTCCTTGAACTGCGTCATGCGCTCAAGCTCGGCCATGGGTGTGACCGTGTTGAATATCCAGGTGAGTTCGGTGTGCGCGCGCACTTCCGACTGCACGTAGATGATGCACTTCTCAGGGTCAAGTCCTGAAGCGAGATATTCCACCGCGGCGGCGTGAATTCGCGAGCGCATCGCCTTCGGGTCGTAGGGTATCGTTATCGCGTGATAGTCGACGATGAAGAAGAAACCGAAATAATCATCGAGGAGCGATACCCAGTTCTTTATCGCGCCCAGATAATTGCCGATGTGAAGGTCCCCCGTCGGCTGTATGCCGCTTAACATTATCTTCTGTGCCATATCCGTTCCTTCCGGCTATACGCCGAATTCGCCGAGCAGAAGCAGATTGAGATTGAGCTCGGCATTGTAATGCTGATAGACGAGTTTCTGTGTTTCCACGATGAGCCGGTACACATCATCGGCGGTGGCCGTGCCGCTCGAAACGATGTAATTGGGGAATTGCTTATACCACTTCGCGCCGTTGATGACGAGGTTCGCCGCGCCGACACGCTCGATCATCTTGTACGCCTTGTTCCCCGGCGGGTCCTTGAAGATGAGCCCGCTCGAACGCGACGACGGCTGCAGAATGCCCCGGATATATCGATACTTTTCCGTCGTGGTCTGAATATTATCCTCGGTGGACGCCTCAAGCTGCATCGTCACGCCGATGACCACCGAGCCCCCGAGGTCGCTCTCTCGTTCACCGAAGCGTATCTCGGACGTCATGCGCTCCTCGATAGTGCCGTCGGGGGCTATCGAGCGCACGCGGGTGATGATATCCGAGAACGATATGCCGAAGCAGGTGGCGTTCTTCGCCGTTGCGCCGCCCACCGTACCCGGGAGCGTGCTCGCGAATTCGAGACCGGAAAGTTTCTCCATGCGCGCCCTGCGAGAGAGCACTTCCATGCCCACGCCGCCGCCCGCCGTGCACGTATCGCCGGAAAAGCTCATCTCGGTGAACGCGCCCTTCAAGCGAAGCGCTACGCCCTGGAAACCGCGCTCCGATAACAGGATGTTCGTCGCATCGCCGAGTATCACCGAGGGGATGGACTCAGCACGGAGTATCTCATGCACGGCGAGAAGGTCTTCCTCCGTTGAAACGGTAAGGAGCCTGTCGATGACACCGCCTACGCGCAAGGGCGTCATGCTCTTTAATGGAAAGCTTTCCTTCAGTTCCAGACCGCGCTTTTCCGCATAGACGGATAATTGTTTATAGCCCTGATACAAAACGCTCTCCCGCCTTATATATATCGCCGGCCCCGAGCGTAAGCACCGTATCGCCGTTCTTTGAGGTCTCGTGCATAGCCGACACGACATCATCGCGCGAAGCGAAACGGACCGAAACACCGTTCTTCACAAGTTCTTTATAAATGAGCTTTCCGTTCACGCCGGACATGGGCTTTTCCCCGGCGGGATAGATATCGGTCACGATGACGCTGTCGGCTTTGCCGAACGCCTTGCCGAAATCGCGGTAAAGCGCCGCCGTCCGCGAGTAGCGATGCGGCTGGAACACGACGACAAGCCGCCCGCTCACCGCCTGCTTGAGCGCTGCAAGCGTCGCCTTTATCTCGGTGGGGTGATGGCCGTAGTCATCGAACACGCGGATATCACCGTCATGCACCAGATTAAGCCGCCGTCCGACACCGGCGAAGCCCGTAAGCGATCTGCGTATGCGGTCCGGCTTCACCTTGAGCGAGGAAGCAACACCGATGGCGGCAAGCGTGTTGAGTATATTATGGTCGCCGAAGAGCGGGATGTGAAATTCACCGATGTCCTTTCCGAAGAGCGTTACGGAGAATTCGCAGCCTGCGCCCGAACGGCGTATCTTCGTCGCGGCAATATCGAATTCCTTGTCGAAGCCGTAGCGGTAATAACGCTTATTGACATGCGCCGCCATTTTCCTGACGGCCTTGTCCTCGAAGCAGAGGAACGCCGAGCCGTAGAACGGCACGGAATTGACGAATTCGGTGAACGCGGCGGCGAGCGCCGTTTCGGTCTTGTAATGGTCGAGGTGGTCATTATCGATATTGGTCACCACCGCGATGACCGGCGAGAGGCGCAGGAAGGAGCCGTCGCTCTCATCCGCCTCGCAGACGAGATATCTGCCGGTGCCGAAATTCGCATTGGAATTGATATTGAAATATTTCCCGCCGATGACCGAGGTGGGCTTCAGTCCCGCGTCGGTGAGGAGATGGCTTACGAGCGATGTCGTCGTGGTCTTGCCGTGCGTGCCGGAAATGGCAATGCCGTAGCGAAGGCGCATCAATTCGGCGAGCATTTCCGAGCGGTGTATTATCACGATGCCCCGTTTTCTCGCTTCCGCTATCTCGGGATTGTCGGGGCGTATCGCCGAGGAGGTGACGACGAGCGCCACATCGGGCATGACGTTCGCCCGTGCGTGGCCTTCGAAGACATGCGCGCCTTTTCGCGCGAGCGCATCGCTCACGTCGCCGCGATGGAGGTCGCTCCCGCTCACTTTGTATCCCATCGAAAGGAGTATGCGTGCAATGCCGCTCATGCCGATGCCGCCGATGCCGATGAAATGTATCTTCTGTTTTTCTGCGAACATGAGCGCTCCGAGTGCATGCTGATAATGTCTGCGTATTATATCCAAGTAAGCTGTTTTGGCAAGGCGACGGCACTTCGATATCGATGCACATGTGCTTGCACAAAGAGCCCCGA from Spirochaetota bacterium includes the following:
- the hisD gene encoding histidinol dehydrogenase; amino-acid sequence: MLTEASEVSLTRAVTFDEKILRTVSGIVEDVRKSGEEAVKRYVREFDSPAAADISLIVPKSELESCAKFADARVLKAVLTAKSNIEKFHILERERSFFTAGADVMLGQSIVPLDRVAVYVPGGKAFYPSTLLMTVIPAMIAGVPDITIVTPPDRNGAVREEICYLAQLLGAARIVKAGGAQGIAYAAFGGKDLVPVDKIVGPGNVYVTLAKKLVYGYCAVDMLAGPSEIMIIADDSADAGCIARDLISQAEHDEDASSILVTTSRELIRAVNEKLPAYVSASKRRAIAEASIQKNGKSILVESLERAFAAANKYGPEHLEVITRLSDAEVIGSVKNAGALFLGENTPEALGDYLIGTNHVLPTWGASRFSSPLGVYDFYRRVNVIRASKRYITTAGEDVIALAEYEGLSAHADAVRERQSR
- a CDS encoding tetratricopeptide repeat protein, with translation MNEQEKKPAMTNERMRAVLIEVLTKYRVAIGLGALAAVTAIIIIIGYSFVQQGRMVKANEVYERGFSLFLQSRRAGNVLEMNQMLNDAVTSLQDAEKKASGTPLSLRAKYFLGNSFYYMKNQTEAVKQLTAVSTHRSFYLAPQAMYDLILISIEGSNYDDALNYGSKFMKAWPKSYLAGEVVMTMSMVERKLNRREKAITLLKDFLKANPDSVYKKRMAERVSLLEARVI
- a CDS encoding pseudouridine synthase, translating into MNPGIRLQVILSRAGIGSRRSCEKLIAEGRVTVNGAVVTELGTRIRTTDIVSFDGKAIANEAMVYFAFHKPMNVMSTMAKLRGKRSIADYVDDMPYRIFYAGRLDFNSRGLMILTNDGAFAHRITHPSFEIIKEYRVTVKGLVRAEDFARARKGIIHEGVSYRFRGCEVLTADDERSVLRVLMNEGKRREIRIVCDALGHHVTDLVRVAIGTVVLGKLLPGAMRPLSDAEKASFQG
- a CDS encoding RluA family pseudouridine synthase, with the protein product MTAKTTARALTVLKEGLPQYSRTELEALFTEGRVRYDGHRIKKSERISEGGVLSVDITDGAGITANPAISLSIVFEDESIIAVNKPPFMHTVPLRHDDTDTLMNAVAAHCGKTPEAGGVLNAGSVNRLDHETTGLVLAAKSDQAFGTLSTTYRSERTEKYYLARVAGTPPGHMLMEDVLVKERSGEKEKMRVGDVRGLRARAELTLLARCPDTMDECYVLLRLITGVRHQLRVQLASRGYPIVGDALYGGRENTTMLLHSLIVETHHPESDRRIMLCAVPPEMFWGDG
- the trpS gene encoding tryptophan--tRNA ligase, encoding MAQKIMLSGIQPTGDLHIGNYLGAIKNWVSLLDDYFGFFFIVDYHAITIPYDPKAMRSRIHAAAVEYLASGLDPEKCIIYVQSEVRAHTELTWIFNTVTPMAELERMTQFKDKSAQHEEINVGLFDYPVLMAADILLYHPDAVPVGEDQVQHLELTRMIVRKFNARFGEYFKEPRTILSEAKRIIGLDGERKMSKSLNNHIPLRATPEETEKLLLAAVTDVNRKRRTDSGNPDVCNVYSLHKFFTPDAEREECAKQCRSAGIGCVDCKKILAKHMNAALAPVRERIAEYSKKPDYISDVLETGRKRAAEISEKTLDEVRSLLGISALHRP
- a CDS encoding FAD-binding protein: MYQGYKQLSVYAEKRGLELKESFPLKSMTPLRVGGVIDRLLTVSTEEDLLAVHEILRAESIPSVILGDATNILLSERGFQGVALRLKGAFTEMSFSGDTCTAGGGVGMEVLSRRARMEKLSGLEFASTLPGTVGGATAKNATCFGISFSDIITRVRSIAPDGTIEERMTSEIRFGERESDLGGSVVIGVTMQLEASTEDNIQTTTEKYRYIRGILQPSSRSSGLIFKDPPGNKAYKMIERVGAANLVINGAKWYKQFPNYIVSSGTATADDVYRLIVETQKLVYQHYNAELNLNLLLLGEFGV
- the murC gene encoding UDP-N-acetylmuramate--L-alanine ligase, whose product is MFAEKQKIHFIGIGGIGMSGIARILLSMGYKVSGSDLHRGDVSDALARKGAHVFEGHARANVMPDVALVVTSSAIRPDNPEIAEARKRGIVIIHRSEMLAELMRLRYGIAISGTHGKTTTTSLVSHLLTDAGLKPTSVIGGKYFNINSNANFGTGRYLVCEADESDGSFLRLSPVIAVVTNIDNDHLDHYKTETALAAAFTEFVNSVPFYGSAFLCFEDKAVRKMAAHVNKRYYRYGFDKEFDIAATKIRRSGAGCEFSVTLFGKDIGEFHIPLFGDHNILNTLAAIGVASSLKVKPDRIRRSLTGFAGVGRRLNLVHDGDIRVFDDYGHHPTEIKATLAALKQAVSGRLVVVFQPHRYSRTAALYRDFGKAFGKADSVIVTDIYPAGEKPMSGVNGKLIYKELVKNGVSVRFASRDDVVSAMHETSKNGDTVLTLGAGDIYKAGERFVSGL